A part of Clostridia bacterium genomic DNA contains:
- a CDS encoding ABC transporter permease, which produces MDLGAIALLTAYLAAAVKMSTPLVLAGIGETISEKAGILNISVEGNMLAGAFAGFIVAYHTNNLFLGVLAGMAGGMLVSLLHGTMSVKIKADQTIVGLALNFLVLGLTSFLFYLAFGRTDQLPSCPTVAKMEIPLLSKIPVIGPALFSQDLFVYVAFLSVIVLALIFYKTEWGINIHAVGEHPRAADTAGINVFGIRYLASMLNGLFGGLGGACMTLGQFGFFIENITAGRGYIALAVVILGRRNPLGVFVAALIIGFAEALQYSLQTLGVPIPSQVFTMFPYVVAVVVLLLSIGKSTVPAALGVPYERNQR; this is translated from the coding sequence ATGGATTTAGGAGCTATCGCCCTGCTCACCGCATATCTAGCGGCAGCGGTAAAGATGTCTACACCCCTGGTCCTGGCCGGTATTGGGGAGACCATTTCCGAAAAAGCGGGGATCCTCAATATCAGCGTGGAAGGCAATATGCTAGCCGGCGCTTTTGCCGGTTTCATCGTGGCTTATCATACCAACAACCTGTTCCTCGGGGTGTTAGCCGGGATGGCCGGCGGGATGCTGGTCAGCTTGCTGCACGGGACCATGAGTGTGAAAATCAAAGCGGACCAAACCATCGTGGGCCTGGCTTTAAACTTCCTGGTCCTGGGTTTGACCAGTTTCCTGTTCTACCTGGCTTTCGGCAGGACCGATCAGCTGCCGTCCTGCCCCACCGTGGCCAAGATGGAAATTCCCTTGTTGTCCAAGATCCCTGTCATCGGACCGGCCCTGTTCAGCCAGGACTTGTTTGTCTACGTGGCTTTTTTAAGCGTCATTGTCCTGGCCCTGATTTTCTATAAAACGGAATGGGGCATTAATATCCACGCCGTAGGTGAGCACCCGCGGGCTGCCGATACGGCCGGCATCAATGTCTTCGGCATCCGCTACCTGGCCAGTATGTTAAACGGGCTCTTCGGCGGTTTGGGCGGGGCTTGCATGACCTTGGGGCAGTTTGGCTTTTTCATCGAGAACATTACCGCCGGCCGCGGCTATATTGCCCTGGCGGTGGTCATCTTAGGCCGGAGAAATCCCCTGGGGGTCTTTGTCGCCGCCTTGATCATCGGCTTTGCGGAGGCGCTCCAGTACAGCCTCCAGACCTTAGGCGTTCCTATTCCGTCCCAGGTCTTCACCATGTTCCCTTATGTGGTAGCCGTGGTGGTACTACTCTTATCCATCGGCAAGAGCACCGTTCCGGCGGCTTTAGGTGTTCCCTACGAGCGAAATCAGAGATAA